The Lolium rigidum isolate FL_2022 chromosome 2, APGP_CSIRO_Lrig_0.1, whole genome shotgun sequence genomic interval CCCTTGTGGACCATTTTTCTACGTTTGCAAGGACTTGCCATGAAATTGAATAGATCATCAAACACATTCTGCAGCTAACGACTCAGATAATCCTAATATTTAACAACAGGAAAAGGACTTCATGTGAACAACTTACTGGAGATTGCGTCTCCGGATGGTGGACTCTTCTCCTCCTCCCAGAAGCAGCTTCCTCTGAAGAAAGCACAATTAAAACGTGAGAGTGCCTTAGATTACAGGCATGTATTGCTAAGGCAATAAGCAATCAAAATAATGGAGAATACTCTGAAGAGAAATCACACACCTCTTCTTCCGCAGCTTTCTTAATGTTCTCTTTCGCTTGTAAGTTAGCACTCCTGAGGCTCGTCCGCAGCCTGCAAACAGGAAATTAGTTGGTACATAAACTAAGGATAAAGCACAAATAATAAGAAAAGAAACTACGAATAGCTTACTTTTGATATTGTTCCTTCCATGACGCTAAGGTTGCCTGGCCAGACTGCACTTCTTCAAAACTGGGTAGCTGCTCTGCTAGAAGATCAAGCCTGCACTGTTGTGCATTGAGTAATTGCAGTGCATCCTGCGCAGAACCATTCAACCTAGGAAGAGAATTTGCTTCCTCTGTCCCTTTTCCCATCTTCCCACATGACTCAATTGCAGCAATGCACACCTCAAGTTGCGTAACTACATGGCTCCAATCCTTTTTCAGATTTTCAACAGCTTGTGTGACCTCATCCATCCTAATATCTGCATGGGTCAATTCAGTGGATTTACCATGCTGCTACGAATGAAGCAATAACTGGACATACAAGACTTactgaaaacacacaaaaaaaaggcCAAGGCCTAGTTTGGCAACAAAGTATTTCTAAAACTGAAATATTACAATACCATAGTATTTTATGCATCCCCTGGCAATACTTCAGTTTCAGAAAAAGAGGTCTAAAGTTGTTTTTCCAATACTTCAAAAATAGCACGTTTTGAGGCATAATGAAGTATTAATATTTAATAATGCAGTCTTTAGTCACAGCCAAACACATCAAAGTATTTGAAACTGTGGTATTTTAAAAAACTGTAGTACTGTTGAAATACTTCAAAAATACTTTGCTACCAAACCGTGTCTGTTTGATTTTTGCCTTGGATGGCTCTGCCAATGCAAGGGAGAGCCCAAATATTGGTGTGGCTTTAAGCCGCCCACATCTAGCCGAAGCATTGGCATAAAATTGTATTGCAGAGCTGAAGCGAGCATGGGCACACCAAATAGTGGGCTCCAATCCAAACAGTGTCCAAACACATGGTcaacgccaattgtttggcatggCAGCCTGGAAAGAACACGTATGCTGATCAGTGATCACCAATCTGCCCACTAAGGAAAGAACAAGATTTTCTGCGCCGAGCAGCAGAAACCTAATCTGGACTACAAAATTTTAAAACAAGAGCTGCAGCTCCAGTTGCAGTACCAAATGACTGAAGCAGTGTAGCTCCAGATGGATGGTGTTCCAATTTCAGTTACATAAGTCCAGTCAAATCAACTCGGACAAAGGTTCATTACCCAATCCAAAATAAAATGCAGACCAAACTCCCCAGGTCAATCCAAATGCCCAACTAGGAGAAGGAGGAACGGGGTATAAAGCTCACATCTGATGAAGGAAATGATCATAATTGACGGCCATAAGTGAACATTCGCACATTTCATTACACAAATATTATGCCCAAACAAAAACAAGATACAAAATAATCCACTGCCATTAAAACCAAAATATGTCATATTCCACCCAACGAGATGGATGACAAATTATATAAGTGAAAAACTACGATAATAAAAGTATGCAGATCGAAGTAGAGAAAATACAGCTCAAAAGACGAATGATTACCTAGTTTCTAAAATGATGGACTTGGTTACAAACAGCTTGTAGCACGTTCTAAAATCATTCCTATCAAGTATCCACATCGGCAACAGTAAATATTATATTGAACTTTTGGTGGATTGAACAATCATTCAAGCAGTATTACGAGAAAATGACAACATAATGTGAATATCATATGTTCAAAGTTCAAACAGAGTTAATTACATGGTTAAGGATTAGATAAGTTGATCAAGAAAATAAGAAAGTATACACCCCATATTTGTTCTACCCATGATGAATAAGTCATTACAAGCCAACCGAAAGACAGGGAAACGGATGTAGATCATATATCTTGGTTCCAACATCTCGGTAAAAAAAGGATGGAGTTTGGCGTCGAATTTGGTTGCATGCACAGAACAAAATTTAATAATTACAGATATATTACCAGGAGTCCACGACTACAATAGAACAACAAAAAAAACCTACAGGCAAAACCATGCAACAACACGAATTGTAAGTTGTGTCTCCtttaacacacacacacaaggacAAAATATGCTAGTATCATCTATAGAAAGTTGGTTTTGTCTACCATATATAGATATATTTGATGATTTTCTTCATAAGCAAAGCTGATGCTCTATTTGGACGCTGGGACTGAATCTTTGCTTTGAAATTAGGGTCCCAATCTAATTTCAGGTGGAGATCGAAATGACCAACAATTCCCTTTCTTTGGTTGAGCAAATTGCTGAGGGGAAATGATTATGAAACCACAACCCCATTCCAAATCACATCTGGTTGTCATATACTCACGTTTACTTGGGTAGGCTCGAGCTTGCCCTGCAAAGAGGTGGATATGGAGCTTTTTCGTGCCTCTATGGCTACAACTCTGGCTGATGGCCGAAACACTTCTTTTTGGCACCACAGTTGAACGGGACAAGGAGCGCTCTCTAAGCAACCATTGGAGCTGTTGTGGGGGATGGTGCAGAGGGAGTTAGAACATGGCAACTGGATCCAGGCTACTGCTAGGCTGACCACGCCTCTACAGAAGGAGTTAGCCTTCCTCTAAGCAGTCAAGACTTTCCCTAGAAGCCCAGAGCCCCAGACAACGTCCACTGGATATGGACCAACAACGTGGACTACTCGTCCAGCTTGGTGTAACCCAGTTCATCATGGCATTAGGGGACCAACAACGTGGCCTCAGTAATGAGTGACCGTATtccgcagctcaacaagccaaataAACGTCTAATAATCATAAGTGCATGAATCATCTTAGCGTACTGAATTAGCTGCAGGACCTAACCATATGCCAGTCTCCGAGGGTCTACTACAGGACTAAAAATATTTTTAACATGGAAGGTTAAGGATTTAGAACAGGGGTGGTACACAAGGAGACTATACATGATATATGTCACTACAACATGGCATTAGGGGAATGCCACTCATTATGTTGCAATTAGTAATACGTCATTGAGATGACTGTTTTGGCGGAACATATTTGAGATTACGGTGTGGACACAACTAGTCAGTCCTGCGGCAGCTAGCTACTTGCTTACCTGAGATTCACCCAGATGCAACCGCCTCCGCAGCACTGGCCGCGCCAggttctagatgtcattgtgataTTTTTTGTCAATGCAATATATGAAGTATGACAGTAACGTTTTTTCCAATACAGTAACAAACTAACATTACGTAAGAGACAATAATTCCGTAATAATTATCAGTAATACAATACAATAGCAAATCTGCATTGAGGCAGTAGCTGTTAGTTGAAGAATCGATCAGATCAGATCTCTCGAAATTCAGGAAATTAGATCTCCCCCCTAATCTGCACATATGCTAGTCAGTGTCTGATGCTACTCTCTTAATATGCTGCTAATCTCCGTTCAGACCTCGCCCCTAAAATCATGAATTTCTACAATCGTGTGAAGAAGAGAAGAAGTTGCACGTGATACCTGGCCGCCGCGGCGCAGACCGTGCGCGAATCCCCGCCTGATCTGCTACTCCGCTGCCCGCGGGCCGGTCGCCGGTATTCTCGCTCGGCGCAGACTCTCAGGTCAGGTCGACTCGAGTGGTCCGGTGGGGGAGATGCCTAGCTCAACCCAGCCGTGGAGGGTGGCGCGCGTGGCCGGGATGTGCCAAGGGGAGAGGGGAGCGCGCGTGTGTCTTCGTCGGCGGTGCGGTGGCCGGTGGGGACGGCGAGATCCGGATCGGCTCAAGTACGGAGTACGTGGTTGGGCCATATTTTTCGAGATTTGGGCTAGGCATCAACTGAGTTGGCTCGCAGAAGGCTGGCTGGTTAGCCCATGGGCCAACTCAACCCGTTCGGTGCATGCAAGCAAATATGTACTTACCTCTCctcaaaaaacaaaagcaaatagtATGTACTACTAACCCTTTGCACCCTCAAACAAACAATGTACTACTACTACCCTTTGCAGAACTCAAGAGAATATTCTCAAAATCGGGTAAAAACAGGAGAATATTCTCAAACTCGAGAGAAAATAAAAGAGTAGTAGCCCTGGAGACACAAAAAGGGAGACCACCCTTACGAATCTTTCAAGTTTCCGAGCATGCAGGGGGCAAGTCCGGAGGGAGGGAGAAGCATTGCAGCCGTAGAAGCAAAAGCAATCCCCTTGCCTATTCTAGTTCACTGCACCACTATCTTTAGCAGTGGCATGCAGATTATATATAATACGTGCCACGACACCAATCACCCGTCCTAGCTCTTCGATCGCTCGACGAATGCGCGCCACTGCCCGAATAAACGCCGCCGCCGGATCATGGCCATGGTCATGGAGAACCAGCAGcagccggtggtggtggcgccccaGATGCAGCTCATCCCgcgcccgcccccgcccccgcccctgcctcctccgccgcccgcgccggcgtACAAGCACCACTGCAGGGTGTGCAAGAAGGGGTTCATGTGCGGGCGGGCGCTCGGCGGCCACATGAGGGCGCACGGGATCGCGGACGACGGGATTAgcgccgaggacgacgacggcacGTTGGAGttggacgacgaggacgatgacgatgGTGTCTCGGCGCCGTGCGGCGAACCCTCCGAAGATCACCAGGCGGGGAGCCCGTCCACGACGGCCAAACGAATGTACGGCCTCCGCGCCAACCCTGGGCGGCTACGGAGCTGCCGGGTGTGCGAGAACTGCGGGAAGGAGTTCACGTCCTGGAAGTCGCTGCTCGACCACGGCAGGTGCGGCTTTGACGACGACGACCAAGACCTGGACGACGCCGGCGGCTCGTTGCGCTCCTCGTCGCCGCGCGACCCGGCCGAGGACggcgcggaggaggacgacgaggacctcgcgctggcgtccGGGTGGTCCAAGGGGAAACGCTCGCGCCGCGCCAAGGTGGCGGCCGGAACCCTGTCGGAACTGCAGCAGTCGGCCCCGTCCAGCGAGGAGGAAGACCTCGCCAATTGCCTCGTCATGCTCTCGTCGTCCCGCGTCGCGCAGCccgccgcggccgtggcggacgCCGACCAGGAGTCGTGCGCGTCGGCCAGCAAGGACGACGAGAGGAACAGGCTCCTGCTGCCGCAGCCGATCTCCATCGTGGCCCCGCTGGCGGCGCAGATGAGGTTCCCCGCGCCGCAGGTGGTGGTTGCGCAGCACGTTCCGGCCGTGCCGCGCGGCCTGTTCGAATGCAAGGCGTGCAAGAAGGTGTTCACCTCGCACCAGGCtctcggcggccaccgcgccagcCACAAGAAAGTCAAGGGGTGCTTCGCCGCCAAGCTAGAGAGCAGCAGCCGCACTGAACCTCCTCCTCCATATCCACCCGACAACAGCAAACTGTCCTTGACCGCCATCTTAGGAGAAACATCCACTACAGAACCAAAGAATCCTTACCTCGATGACAGTCACATCAATCACATCGGCAAGAGTGTGAACGTGGGCACCAGCGAGGTTGCCGCGGCCACACCAGCGCCGGAAATGCCGGTCGCTGACGCCGCGACGGGACCATCCGCCTTCTCGccgttcaagaagaaggggaaggtgCATGAATGCTCCATCTGCCACCGCGTCTTCACGTCGGGGCAAGCGCTCGGCGGCCACAAGAGATGCCACTGGCTCACCTCCAGCTCGGCGGATCCGGCCAAGCTCCAGCCCGTTGTTCCAGATCACCTCATGGCCGCCATGTGCCACCACCTCACCCTCGGCCGCCCGGTGTTCGACGCCGCCACCGATCAGCGAATCCTTGACCTCAACGTGCCAACAAATCCGTCGGCCGAGGCGATCGCCACAAGACAGGCCGCCGAGCTCAACGAGATCCCGCTCTGCCTCAACGCGCCGGCGTCGATGTACGTGCATTCCTGGACAGGGCACAGCAACGCCAGCCACGTGAACAAAACTAGGACGAGCAGCCGCAACGATGCGGCcgctggtggcggcggtggcgcggcCACGGAGGACGAGGCCGACAGCACCAGTGCGAAGAAGGCCAAGATTAGCGACCTCAAGGACATGAAGGTGGCAGGGGAGTCACTGCCGTGGCTTCAGGTTGGCATCGGAATTTCATCGTCCGAGAACAACGACAAGAGTACTCAAGAGTGAGCCAGCCAGCCAAAAGAGTACTCACAGGTCACATCAATTAATTAATCTACTAATCAAGTAATTAGATTTTGATCACGTTTGTTGGGTATATAGTGTAAGTACCTAAGTATATATATTAATTGTCATATATATGATCGGTCTATGTGATGTATATGCATGTAACAGCATTCCAATAGATGTTGTAAAATAAGTTGTGTGCCCAAAAAAACAGTTTTTAAGGGCATTTGGGGCCTAAAATGGTGCTCCAAAAGGTGACAAGTCTATTTTGGTGATGTAAAAAATCGGGGGAATGCCCCATATTTGGCCTCTAGGGCTGTAAATTTAGGGCACACCACGGCTGCTGAAAAGAAAAGGTAGCAACACGCAGCCCAAACGCTTAGCTGAAATATCCTCCCCTCCCGCTACTAGTTGCGGCACCTCCCCCCCTACCGAATTGAATTCACATCGTCAATCCTCTCTCCCGAAGTGCAGGTGGTATTGTGCAACGAGGAGAAGGAACATCGTCTCGCCATGCCGTAGCGCATCGTCCATGAGTCCAATGAGGCAGGCATGCCTAGGTTTGTCGGGGCGTATCTGGAGATCATGAAAACATGTTCTTTGCTTCGACGGCCGCACATGCGAAGAAGACAGACAGGATGGCACCTCgacgatgatcgtcaaggtggagTCTATCCTGTCGTTGATTGGGTCACCCTCGTGAATGAGTAATTTGTTCGTTTGTACCAGTAGCGTACCTATGCACATGTCGGGGAGGGGGCACGACCACAACTTGTAAATATTATATTTACTAAATGTAAAAAATGATGTAAGGTAAAAAATAGAGCATCCCCCCCCCAAACACACGCATAGCCTGCTACTGGTTTGTAGTGTGTGTTGATAGGAGTTTTACGTGGTTGaagtttgaatgttcaaagtTTAAATGTCTGCCTTATTTTACATCATGTGAAAACTTTCTGGTGTCCTATTATATACCATCTGATAAGGCAGAATATTTTGGTACCCCTCGAAAAGTCATTTCCGTGTGTGATGCGAAAGGTCGATGACGCCCAAAAAAACATAATGTTTGGCCGCGACACAGGCAGGCTCCTTGGCAGGGTCATCGCAAATGGACAACTTCCTCCAGCGGTTTGTAATTTATCACGCGCAGGCATATGAGACCAAACCGCTAGTGTATCTACCTTTTATTGCACATGTTTTATTTGGAAAAAAATTGCATCAAGGTTATTAACTAACATTTATTTATTTTGAGCATTGCTTTTCCTTAGCGTAATCTTAGATGGTTTTTTGATGTTTTGGTTGTGTATACTATGAAAAAAGGTTCAAAAATTCCGTCGCCGGGACTTGAACGTGGTTGaagtttgaatgttcaaagtTTAAATGTCTGCCTTATTTTACATCATGTGAAAACTTTCTGGTGTCCTATTATATACCATCTGATAAGGCAGAATATTTTGGTACCCCTCGAAAAGTCATTTCCATGTGTGATGCGAAAGGTCGATGACGCCCAAAAAACATAATGTTTGGCACGCGACACAGGCAGGCTCCTTGGCAGGGTCATCGCAAATGGACAACTTCCTCCAGCGGTTTGTAATTTATCACGCGCAGGCATATGAGACCAAACCGCTAGTGTATCTACCTTTTATTGCACATGTTTTATTTGGAAAAAAATTGCATCAAGGTTATTAACTAACATTTATTTATTTTGAGCATTGCTTTTCCTTAGCGTAATCTTAGATGGTTTTTTGATGTTTTGGTTGTGTATACTATGAAAAAAGGTTCAAAAATTCCGTCGCCGGGACTTG includes:
- the LOC124692873 gene encoding uncharacterized protein LOC124692873 isoform X1 gives rise to the protein MPMLRLDVGGLKPHQYLGSPLHWQSHPRQKSNRHDIRMDEVTQAVENLKKDWSHVVTQLEVCIAAIESCGKMGKGTEEANSLPRLNGSAQDALQLLNAQQCRLDLLAEQLPSFEEVQSGQATLASWKEQYQKLRTSLRSANLQAKENIKKAAEEERKLLLGGGEESTIRRRNLQTKAGMTSAAESITESLRRSRQMMVQEVERSANTLSTFDESTSVLRQAEGEYQGHRSLLMRTRGLLSTMQRQDVLDRIILTIGFLIFSLAVLYVVSRRIGLLTLQRKLADAIRSGSISAEDIVAKVHHGPAPANAPPSVPPVYDEL
- the LOC124688019 gene encoding uncharacterized protein LOC124688019, whose protein sequence is MAMVMENQQQPVVVAPQMQLIPRPPPPPPLPPPPPAPAYKHHCRVCKKGFMCGRALGGHMRAHGIADDGISAEDDDGTLELDDEDDDDGVSAPCGEPSEDHQAGSPSTTAKRMYGLRANPGRLRSCRVCENCGKEFTSWKSLLDHGRCGFDDDDQDLDDAGGSLRSSSPRDPAEDGAEEDDEDLALASGWSKGKRSRRAKVAAGTLSELQQSAPSSEEEDLANCLVMLSSSRVAQPAAAVADADQESCASASKDDERNRLLLPQPISIVAPLAAQMRFPAPQVVVAQHVPAVPRGLFECKACKKVFTSHQALGGHRASHKKVKGCFAAKLESSSRTEPPPPYPPDNSKLSLTAILGETSTTEPKNPYLDDSHINHIGKSVNVGTSEVAAATPAPEMPVADAATGPSAFSPFKKKGKVHECSICHRVFTSGQALGGHKRCHWLTSSSADPAKLQPVVPDHLMAAMCHHLTLGRPVFDAATDQRILDLNVPTNPSAEAIATRQAAELNEIPLCLNAPASMYVHSWTGHSNASHVNKTRTSSRNDAAAGGGGGAATEDEADSTSAKKAKISDLKDMKVAGESLPWLQVGIGISSSENNDKSTQE